A genomic window from Agrobacterium tumefaciens includes:
- the secA gene encoding preprotein translocase subunit SecA, which translates to MVSLGGIARKLFGSANERRVRSYKSKIAAINALEEATKALSDEALAAKTAEFRQQLADGKSLDDLLIPAFAVAREASRRVLHMRPFDVQLTGAMILHGGAIAEMKTGEGKTLVATLAVYLNALAGKGVHVVTVNDYLAKRDAATMSRLYGFLGLTTGVIVHGLDDDQRREAYACDITYATNNELGFDYLRDNMKYDRAQMVQRSHNYAIVDEVDSILVDEARTPLIISGPLDDRSDLYNTIDAFIPLLSPEDYEIDEKQRSANFSEDGTEKLENLLRQAGLLKGESLYDIENVAIVHHINNALKAHKLFTRDKDYIVRNDEIVIIDEFTGRMMPGRRYSEGQHQALEAKEKVQIQPENQTLSSVTFQNYFRMYAKLAGMTGTASTEAEEFGNIYGLDVIEVPTNLPIQRIDEDDEVYRTGEEKFLAIITEIKAAHERGQPVLVGTTSIEKSELLAHMLRQSGFTDFQVLNARYHEQEAYIVSQAGVPGAVTIATNMAGRGTDIQLGGNVDMRLERELEGMEPGPELDAKEEAIRAEIKVLKEKALAAGGLYVIATERHESRRIDNQLRGRSGRQGDPGRSKFYLSLQDDLMRIFGSERMDSMLQKLGLKEGEAIVHPWINKALERAQKKVEARNFETRKNLLKYDDVLNDQRKVIFEQRLELMEADNIGETAADMRNEVIETLVTKHVPENAYAEQWDIAGLKAGIAQFLNLDLPVEEWAKEEGIAEDDILQRVTEAADKYAAERAERFGPEIMTYVERSVILQTIDHLWREHIVNLDHLRSVVGFRGYAQRDPLQEYKAEAFELFQALLANLREGVTAQLMRVELVQQEPQQPELPEMTAHHLDPVTGEDEMSYSAPVALVPAEERDPNNPASWGRIGRNEMCPCGSGKKYKHCHGVYEQA; encoded by the coding sequence ATGGTCAGTCTCGGCGGAATAGCCCGCAAGTTGTTCGGTTCGGCAAATGAACGCCGCGTCCGCTCCTATAAAAGCAAGATCGCAGCCATCAATGCGCTGGAAGAGGCCACCAAGGCTTTGTCCGATGAGGCGCTGGCGGCAAAGACGGCGGAGTTTCGCCAGCAGCTTGCCGACGGCAAATCGCTGGACGATCTTCTAATCCCGGCTTTCGCTGTCGCCCGTGAGGCGTCGCGCCGTGTTCTGCACATGCGCCCCTTCGACGTGCAGCTGACCGGCGCCATGATCCTTCATGGCGGCGCCATCGCCGAAATGAAGACGGGTGAAGGCAAGACGCTGGTGGCGACCCTTGCGGTCTACCTCAACGCACTCGCCGGCAAGGGCGTGCATGTCGTCACCGTCAACGACTATCTCGCCAAGCGCGACGCGGCCACGATGAGCAGGCTATATGGCTTCCTCGGGCTGACGACCGGCGTCATCGTGCACGGTCTGGACGACGACCAGCGCCGCGAGGCCTATGCCTGCGACATCACCTACGCGACGAATAACGAGCTCGGCTTCGATTATCTGCGCGATAACATGAAATACGACCGCGCCCAGATGGTGCAGCGTAGCCACAACTATGCGATCGTCGATGAAGTCGACTCGATCCTCGTCGATGAGGCGCGCACGCCGCTCATCATCTCCGGCCCGCTGGACGACCGCTCCGACCTCTACAACACCATCGACGCCTTCATTCCGCTTTTGTCGCCGGAAGACTACGAAATCGATGAAAAGCAGCGCTCGGCCAACTTCTCCGAAGACGGCACCGAAAAGCTCGAGAACCTGCTGCGGCAGGCGGGTCTGCTGAAGGGCGAATCGCTTTACGACATCGAAAACGTCGCCATCGTTCACCACATCAACAATGCGCTGAAGGCCCACAAGCTCTTCACCCGCGACAAGGACTACATCGTCCGCAACGACGAAATCGTCATCATCGACGAGTTTACCGGCCGCATGATGCCGGGCCGCCGTTATTCCGAAGGTCAGCACCAGGCTCTGGAAGCCAAGGAAAAGGTGCAGATCCAGCCGGAAAACCAGACGCTTTCCTCCGTCACCTTCCAGAATTATTTCCGCATGTACGCAAAGCTCGCTGGCATGACCGGTACGGCTTCGACGGAAGCGGAAGAGTTCGGCAACATCTACGGCCTCGATGTTATCGAAGTGCCGACCAACCTGCCGATCCAGCGTATCGACGAGGACGACGAGGTTTACCGCACCGGCGAGGAGAAGTTCCTCGCGATCATCACCGAGATCAAGGCGGCGCATGAGCGTGGCCAACCGGTTCTGGTCGGCACGACGTCGATCGAAAAATCCGAGCTTCTGGCCCATATGCTGCGCCAGTCCGGCTTTACCGATTTCCAGGTTCTGAACGCCCGTTACCACGAGCAGGAAGCCTATATCGTTTCGCAGGCCGGCGTTCCCGGCGCCGTCACCATCGCCACCAACATGGCTGGCCGCGGTACTGACATCCAGCTCGGCGGCAACGTCGACATGCGCCTTGAGCGCGAACTGGAAGGCATGGAGCCGGGCCCTGAGCTTGACGCGAAGGAAGAAGCGATCCGCGCCGAAATCAAGGTGCTGAAGGAAAAGGCCCTCGCTGCCGGCGGTCTTTACGTCATCGCCACCGAGCGCCACGAAAGCCGCCGTATCGACAACCAGCTGCGCGGTCGTTCCGGCCGTCAGGGTGACCCGGGCCGCTCGAAATTCTATCTGTCGCTCCAGGATGACCTGATGCGCATCTTCGGCTCCGAGCGCATGGACTCGATGCTGCAGAAGCTCGGCCTCAAGGAAGGCGAGGCAATCGTCCATCCGTGGATCAACAAGGCGCTGGAACGCGCCCAGAAGAAGGTCGAAGCCCGCAACTTCGAGACCCGCAAGAACCTTCTGAAATATGACGACGTGCTGAACGACCAGCGCAAGGTGATCTTCGAGCAGCGCCTCGAACTGATGGAAGCCGACAATATCGGCGAAACCGCAGCTGACATGCGCAACGAGGTCATCGAGACGCTCGTCACCAAGCATGTTCCGGAAAATGCCTATGCCGAACAGTGGGACATCGCTGGCCTGAAGGCCGGTATCGCCCAGTTCCTGAACCTCGACCTGCCGGTGGAGGAATGGGCCAAGGAAGAAGGCATCGCCGAGGACGACATTCTCCAGCGCGTCACCGAGGCGGCCGACAAATATGCCGCCGAACGCGCGGAACGTTTCGGCCCTGAAATCATGACCTATGTCGAACGCTCGGTCATTCTCCAGACGATCGACCATCTGTGGCGCGAACATATCGTCAACCTCGACCACCTTCGCTCCGTCGTCGGTTTCCGTGGTTACGCCCAGCGCGATCCGTTGCAGGAATACAAGGCGGAAGCTTTCGAGCTGTTCCAGGCACTGCTTGCCAATCTGCGCGAAGGCGTTACCGCCCAGCTGATGCGCGTGGAACTGGTGCAGCAGGAACCACAGCAGCCGGAACTGCCGGAAATGACCGCCCATCATCTCGACCCCGTCACCGGCGAGGACGAGATGTCGTATAGCGCACCCGTCGCTTTGGTGCCGGCCGAGGAGCGTGATCCGAACAACCCCGCCAGCTGGGGCCGTATCGGGCGCAATGAAATGTGCCCCTGTGGATCGGGCAAGAAATACAAACATTGCCACGGTGTTTACGAACAGGCGTAA
- a CDS encoding DMT family transporter has product MAPRDLAAYIFLALAWGMSFLLLLHVVAAFGWIGAVTLRSLVTAVTLFLIARAARRKLAFSASWRAFTVVGATTVAGQLIGLSYATPLVGTAMAAILVATIPLFSMLISQIWGLERLTRQGVAGLVIGFAGIILLVGFPAVPVTTGFIIGCAAAVAACICAAYGSNYASRYLKGVGSWEITIGSFLAGGLMTLPLLLAVPLPGTPVLIDYGYLLIQAVVMSGLTYITYFRLVSRIGATKTISVEFAVTVVAVLIGALVLDEPLSLPQLLGAGIIILGCALVLDLLPKKKAPPTPSGA; this is encoded by the coding sequence ATGGCTCCTCGCGATCTCGCCGCCTATATTTTTCTCGCGCTCGCATGGGGAATGTCTTTCCTGCTGCTTCTGCATGTCGTTGCGGCCTTCGGCTGGATCGGTGCCGTCACGCTTCGCTCGCTTGTCACCGCCGTCACCCTCTTTCTCATCGCGCGAGCCGCGCGCCGCAAACTCGCATTTTCCGCCAGCTGGCGTGCCTTCACCGTCGTTGGAGCGACAACGGTTGCCGGGCAGCTGATCGGCCTTTCTTATGCGACACCGCTGGTCGGCACCGCCATGGCTGCCATTCTGGTGGCGACAATCCCGCTTTTTTCCATGCTCATCTCGCAAATATGGGGGCTTGAGCGGCTGACGCGACAGGGTGTCGCCGGCCTTGTCATCGGCTTTGCCGGCATCATCCTGCTCGTTGGTTTTCCCGCCGTTCCCGTCACAACCGGTTTCATCATCGGCTGCGCCGCCGCTGTCGCCGCCTGCATCTGCGCCGCCTATGGCAGCAATTATGCCAGCCGCTACCTGAAAGGCGTTGGCTCCTGGGAAATCACCATCGGCTCCTTTCTGGCGGGCGGCCTGATGACCCTGCCGCTTCTTCTGGCCGTGCCATTGCCCGGAACGCCGGTTCTCATCGATTACGGCTACCTTTTGATACAGGCGGTGGTCATGAGCGGCCTGACCTACATCACCTATTTCCGGCTGGTCTCCAGAATCGGCGCGACGAAGACCATCAGCGTTGAATTTGCCGTAACCGTCGTGGCAGTTCTTATCGGCGCTCTGGTACTGGACGAGCCATTGTCGCTTCCCCAGCTTTTGGGCGCGGGCATCATCATTTTGGGCTGCGCGCTCGTGCTCGACCTTTTGCCCAAGAAAAAAGCGCCGCCCACGCCATCCGGTGCATGA
- the mdoC gene encoding glucans biosynthesis protein MdoC: MQPGKSDYEHYWDPLRALLMLLGIPYHASLLYSHALPWDIKDFETSPVLTALGAALVTFRMPAFFLVAGYFSAMVIGKKGKAPWLRQRFLRLGLPFIVAVLILGPLQLFLLQLAGIAKGDIPADRLMQSLPGLLRPSEQWIMHLWFLPALVAYSALLAGLLFLAERPPLAYARDWFGRARAGYPTLFFVALCALPVLWELMVYGSGLLAGKTGNSLFSLYERASDPYARYLPFFLIGALLNRDRVLFHRFRQTGALTGIIAFGAIATAVTLRLQNPFSSSTMLVLVSAIAAVAASRLLIDLACRYFDRPSRIAGRMTDASFTIYLFHHPLIYAFGTLFILISLPPLLEFTIIVAATTATAYLLHQVIRRSPLALFLLNGTRKPRAANDIGTGAATSQTLR; encoded by the coding sequence ATGCAACCGGGCAAGTCAGATTATGAGCATTATTGGGATCCCTTGCGGGCTCTCCTCATGCTGCTCGGCATTCCCTATCACGCCTCCCTGCTCTACAGCCACGCCCTGCCCTGGGATATCAAGGATTTTGAGACCAGCCCGGTCCTGACGGCACTTGGCGCGGCGCTCGTCACCTTCCGCATGCCGGCGTTTTTTCTGGTGGCCGGTTATTTTTCCGCCATGGTCATCGGCAAGAAGGGCAAAGCGCCGTGGCTCAGGCAGCGTTTCCTGCGCCTTGGGCTGCCGTTCATCGTGGCCGTGCTGATACTGGGACCGCTGCAACTTTTCCTGCTGCAGCTGGCTGGCATCGCCAAGGGTGATATCCCCGCCGATCGGCTGATGCAGAGCCTGCCGGGTCTGTTGCGCCCAAGCGAACAATGGATCATGCATCTGTGGTTTCTGCCCGCCCTCGTTGCCTATTCCGCCCTGCTTGCCGGCCTGTTGTTCCTCGCGGAACGCCCGCCACTGGCATATGCCAGAGACTGGTTCGGCAGGGCGCGGGCAGGTTATCCGACCCTGTTTTTTGTCGCGCTTTGCGCCTTGCCTGTTCTGTGGGAGCTGATGGTCTATGGCTCAGGCCTGCTTGCGGGGAAAACCGGAAATAGCCTGTTTAGCCTCTACGAACGGGCCTCCGATCCCTACGCGCGCTATCTACCGTTCTTTCTCATCGGGGCGCTGTTGAACCGCGACCGGGTTCTCTTTCACCGCTTTCGCCAAACGGGGGCCCTCACCGGTATTATCGCCTTCGGCGCCATCGCAACAGCCGTGACGCTGCGGCTGCAAAATCCCTTTTCCAGTTCGACCATGCTCGTGCTGGTTTCGGCGATTGCGGCGGTGGCGGCAAGCCGCCTGCTGATTGACCTCGCCTGCCGTTATTTCGACAGGCCAAGCCGGATTGCCGGACGGATGACGGATGCCTCTTTCACCATCTACCTGTTTCATCACCCGCTGATTTACGCTTTCGGCACGCTTTTCATCCTGATCTCGCTGCCGCCCCTCCTCGAATTTACAATCATCGTCGCGGCGACGACCGCTACGGCCTATCTGCTGCATCAGGTGATACGCCGCAGTCCGCTTGCGCTTTTTCTTCTCAACGGCACCCGCAAGCCGCGGGCGGCAAACGACATCGGGACAGGCGCCGCCACCTCCCAAACCCTTCGTTAA
- the uppV gene encoding Wzx-type polysaccharide biosynthesis protein UppV produces the protein MAILNTAEKALPAGLRAKLSPLGAKIAVLVSARDDVSRAQRMALVAFAVRIVSAGIAFISQIILARLMGEFEYGLFAFVWVLVILFGNLSCLGFHTTVIRFLPGYRLEDAHDKIMGLTSTARIFAMLSASTLALCGFVFLYFFGERIAAYYLIPVALALFTLPMVALGDVLNGTARANGWAISALSPTYIVRPVLILLFMLVAIGLGAEKTATTAMLAALLATYVTTLFHFAFLNRRLNRNFRSAARRIHFSHWMRFAFPVFLIDGIGFLMTNSDVVIVGLYLPPDQVGIYFAAAKTIVLMQFVFFSVQAAAAPRLAALISANDRQGLAGFASQAARWAFWPSLAVGSVVLLAGPFLLSLFGPGFVQGYQLMFFLFAGFLAKALIGPGETLLNMAGKQKLCVALYIIIFGCNIALNMALIPVYGLAGAAAAVAIAMCIEAVLLHIAIRHTLGIVLFAFNDPRAGQDTGKAV, from the coding sequence ATGGCTATCCTCAACACGGCCGAAAAAGCCTTACCCGCAGGCCTGCGCGCGAAGCTCTCGCCGCTGGGAGCGAAAATCGCCGTCCTCGTTTCCGCACGCGATGATGTTTCCCGCGCTCAGCGCATGGCGCTGGTTGCCTTTGCGGTGCGCATCGTCAGCGCCGGCATCGCCTTCATCTCCCAGATCATCCTGGCGCGCCTGATGGGTGAGTTCGAATACGGCCTCTTCGCCTTTGTGTGGGTTCTGGTGATCCTGTTCGGCAATCTCTCCTGCCTCGGTTTCCACACCACCGTTATCCGCTTTTTACCTGGCTATCGTCTTGAGGACGCCCATGACAAGATCATGGGGCTGACCTCAACGGCACGCATTTTCGCCATGCTTTCGGCCAGCACGCTGGCGCTTTGCGGCTTTGTTTTCCTGTATTTCTTTGGTGAGCGTATCGCCGCCTATTACCTCATTCCCGTTGCACTGGCGCTTTTCACCCTGCCGATGGTGGCGCTTGGTGATGTGCTGAACGGCACTGCGCGCGCCAATGGCTGGGCGATCTCGGCCCTCAGCCCCACCTATATCGTTCGCCCGGTGCTGATATTGCTGTTCATGCTGGTGGCGATCGGGCTTGGTGCAGAAAAAACTGCGACAACGGCCATGCTCGCCGCGCTTCTCGCCACCTATGTCACCACGCTGTTCCATTTCGCTTTCCTCAACCGACGGCTCAACCGGAATTTCCGCAGCGCCGCCCGGCGGATCCATTTCAGCCACTGGATGCGGTTTGCCTTTCCCGTGTTCCTGATTGACGGTATCGGCTTCCTGATGACCAATTCCGACGTGGTGATCGTCGGCCTCTATCTGCCGCCGGATCAGGTCGGCATTTATTTCGCAGCGGCAAAAACCATCGTGTTGATGCAATTCGTGTTTTTCTCCGTGCAGGCGGCTGCAGCCCCACGCCTGGCTGCCCTGATTTCCGCCAATGACCGGCAGGGGCTTGCGGGTTTTGCCAGCCAGGCGGCACGCTGGGCCTTCTGGCCGTCGCTTGCCGTCGGCAGCGTTGTGCTTCTGGCCGGCCCATTCCTGCTGTCATTGTTCGGCCCCGGCTTCGTTCAGGGTTATCAGCTGATGTTCTTCCTCTTTGCGGGCTTCCTGGCAAAAGCGCTGATCGGCCCGGGCGAAACCTTGCTGAATATGGCCGGCAAACAAAAATTGTGCGTCGCGCTTTATATTATTATCTTTGGTTGCAACATTGCACTCAACATGGCGCTCATTCCGGTCTATGGTCTGGCAGGGGCTGCGGCAGCGGTCGCAATAGCCATGTGCATAGAAGCTGTGCTATTGCATATTGCCATTCGCCACACACTCGGGATCGTCCTTTTTGCCTTCAACGATCCCCGGGCGGGTCAAGACACTGGGAAGGCGGTGTAA
- a CDS encoding GNAT family N-acetyltransferase, protein MSSDPKNPDFQDPRIAALMASAERDRPVADSSRRVGRDGREFCIYPGQLGYDMQEELDFLSNRVMEANVFFTGRLLAPAMPRIDDKSVRFALIRDENGARSRMRFLMPFTVEKPGFSIGPSILRVWANPFGPLGTPLVDTEGAAETLDNLFDALSDREMRLPNVLVLPDVRLEGPFARMFRAIALSRNLPVTTTGNYQRPMLESLLDGEAYLRSSLAPHHLREMRRQWRQLEKLGAISYTVTRQPKDVRYRMEEFLALEASGWKGRKRTALVNDRYRAAFAREAITNLAEADAVRIHTIDLDGAAIASMIVFMTAGEAYTWKTAFDENYAQFSPGKLLVQKLTDWHLDDANILRSDSCAVPDHPIMSRFWQERQEMGTLVVGLTHNSDRDVRQVSTQVDMYRNTRNLARSLRQKILSFGRKGN, encoded by the coding sequence ATGTCCAGCGACCCAAAGAATCCGGATTTTCAGGACCCGCGCATCGCGGCGCTCATGGCGTCGGCGGAGCGTGACCGTCCCGTGGCAGACAGCAGCCGGCGCGTTGGGCGCGACGGCCGCGAATTCTGCATCTATCCGGGCCAGCTCGGTTACGACATGCAGGAAGAACTCGACTTCCTGTCCAACCGTGTCATGGAAGCGAATGTCTTCTTCACCGGCCGGCTTCTGGCACCGGCCATGCCGCGTATCGACGACAAGTCCGTGCGCTTCGCCCTCATTCGCGACGAAAACGGCGCCCGAAGCCGCATGCGCTTTCTGATGCCCTTTACCGTTGAAAAGCCCGGTTTCTCCATCGGGCCTTCCATTCTGCGCGTCTGGGCCAATCCCTTCGGCCCGCTCGGCACGCCGCTGGTCGATACCGAGGGGGCTGCGGAAACGCTCGACAATCTTTTCGACGCGCTTTCCGACCGGGAAATGCGGCTGCCGAATGTTCTCGTGCTGCCGGATGTGCGGCTTGAAGGACCTTTCGCCCGCATGTTCAGGGCGATCGCGCTCAGCCGCAACCTGCCGGTAACGACGACTGGCAATTATCAGCGGCCGATGCTGGAAAGCCTTCTGGATGGCGAGGCTTATCTGCGCAGCTCGCTCGCGCCGCACCATTTGCGGGAAATGCGCCGGCAATGGCGACAGCTTGAAAAACTTGGGGCCATCTCCTACACCGTGACCCGCCAGCCGAAGGACGTACGTTATCGTATGGAGGAATTCCTGGCGCTGGAGGCAAGCGGTTGGAAAGGGCGCAAACGCACCGCGCTGGTGAACGACCGTTACCGCGCCGCCTTCGCCCGCGAAGCAATCACCAATCTGGCCGAAGCCGATGCCGTGCGCATCCACACCATCGACCTTGACGGCGCGGCGATCGCATCCATGATCGTTTTCATGACGGCTGGCGAGGCCTATACGTGGAAGACAGCCTTTGACGAGAACTATGCGCAGTTTTCGCCCGGCAAGTTGCTGGTGCAGAAACTGACTGACTGGCATCTGGACGATGCCAATATTCTGCGAAGCGACAGCTGTGCGGTGCCCGATCATCCGATCATGAGCCGCTTCTGGCAGGAACGGCAGGAAATGGGCACATTGGTTGTCGGGTTGACACACAACAGCGACCGGGACGTGCGGCAGGTTTCCACGCAGGTGGATATGTACCGCAACACCCGCAACCTCGCCCGCAGCCTGCGCCAGAAAATCCTCTCCTTCGGACGCAAGGGTAATTAA